Proteins encoded within one genomic window of Nitrospinaceae bacterium:
- a CDS encoding resistance-nodulation-cell division efflux membrane fusion protein, whose protein sequence is MPYRYLSNHRGYLISLLLFAVVACGKTNAEDKGGKPDNPVPVVVAQVKKQAAIVNIELPGTILAWSTTRMAAEIDGRVEKFFYQEGEYVQKGKPIVQLHTRPLELELDFAMAERERAANRLEELQTGTRVEVLDAAKAALNKAEARVELTNQEYKRIKKLKDDGVLSVNEYDNAVAQWEEARAQFNESKAKLDEHLAGPRIEQIQQEEASLSAAEAKVNIIKDQIHRGTAFAPFNGFLIKKETEIGQWLEKGEPLFTLIAVNPVKAEVNLPQSQFNKIQLGMPAQVILETEDPNESNRIFKGKVIEKIQSGDPQSRTFPVRIKIDNPKSEIAVGMLVRVRFHQSTRKKPRLYVPKDALVRSPFATVVWRVDKKEDQTHRVEKVSVKTGDISESLISIDPENDGIKENDWVVVHGNERLRPGGQVNVTQSPPSQKSP, encoded by the coding sequence ATGCCTTACCGATACCTCAGCAATCATCGAGGATATTTAATATCACTCCTTTTATTCGCGGTCGTTGCCTGCGGTAAAACCAACGCCGAAGACAAGGGAGGAAAGCCGGACAATCCTGTACCGGTAGTCGTTGCCCAGGTAAAAAAACAAGCGGCTATCGTCAATATAGAACTGCCGGGAACCATCCTCGCCTGGTCGACCACCCGCATGGCGGCTGAAATCGATGGACGGGTGGAAAAGTTTTTCTACCAGGAAGGCGAGTATGTCCAAAAAGGCAAACCTATTGTGCAACTGCACACGCGGCCTCTGGAACTGGAGCTGGATTTTGCCATGGCGGAAAGGGAACGCGCCGCCAACCGCCTGGAAGAATTGCAAACCGGAACACGGGTGGAGGTTCTGGATGCAGCCAAGGCGGCTTTGAATAAAGCCGAGGCCCGGGTTGAACTGACGAATCAGGAATATAAGCGGATTAAAAAATTAAAGGACGACGGCGTATTGAGCGTCAATGAATATGACAACGCAGTGGCTCAATGGGAAGAAGCCAGGGCGCAATTCAATGAGAGCAAAGCCAAATTGGATGAACACCTTGCCGGTCCCCGGATCGAACAGATCCAGCAGGAGGAAGCCAGTCTCTCTGCCGCGGAAGCGAAAGTCAATATCATAAAAGATCAAATCCACCGGGGAACGGCTTTTGCTCCCTTTAATGGCTTTCTGATCAAAAAAGAAACGGAAATCGGACAATGGCTGGAAAAAGGCGAGCCTTTGTTCACTCTGATTGCGGTCAACCCGGTCAAGGCGGAAGTGAACTTGCCGCAATCCCAGTTCAACAAGATCCAGCTGGGAATGCCCGCACAGGTGATATTGGAAACGGAAGATCCCAACGAGTCCAACCGGATTTTTAAGGGAAAAGTCATAGAGAAGATTCAATCCGGAGACCCGCAGTCCCGCACCTTTCCGGTACGAATTAAAATCGACAATCCCAAATCGGAAATCGCCGTTGGCATGCTGGTCCGTGTCCGATTCCATCAGTCAACCCGGAAAAAACCACGCCTTTATGTTCCCAAAGACGCTCTGGTCCGTTCTCCTTTTGCCACCGTGGTCTGGCGGGTGGATAAAAAGGAAGATCAAACCCATCGGGTTGAAAAAGTATCCGTGAAGACCGGTGATATATCTGAGAGCCTGATTTCCATAGACCCGGAAAATGATGGCATCAAAGAAAACGATTGGGTGGTGGTGCATGGAAATGAGCGGCTTCGACCGGGAGGTCAAGTCAACGTCACCCAAAGCCCTCCTTCGCAAAAATCTCCATGA